GCTGGCCGGCGAGGTGCACGACGGCGACGTGGTGCCCGTCAACGTCAGCCCGGACGGCGACTCGCTGATCTTGGGCTGATTGAGGGCTAATCAGTCTTTCGGGGCCGGTTGCCCAGCTCGAATTCTCGGGTCTGGGCGCCGGCCTCGATGACTGTCTGCAGCAGTTTGCGCGCCGCCGGCTCAGCCAGGGTTTGGCGGAACAGCTGGTCCTCGACCCGCAGGCCGGTAGCGAAATCGCCGCCTGCGGCACCCGCAGCATCAACGGCGCGCTTGGCCGCGGCGATGGCCGTCACCGGAGCCGACGCGATGCGCCGGGCCAGCTTGTCGACGAACCGCCGCAGCTGATCGGGGGGCAGCGCCCGGTCGACGTAACCCCAGGCTTCGGCGGTCGCCGCGTCGACGTCCATGCCGCCGAGAATCACTTCAAGGGCCCGGCCGCGGCCGATCAGCCGGGGCAGGCGCTGGGTGCCGCCGCCGCCGGGGATGATCCCGAGTGCGACTTCCGGCTGGCCGAACACCGCTCTGCCGAGGGCGGCGTAGCGCATGTCGAACGCGGCAGCCCACTCGCTGCCGCCGCCGCGGCAGATGCCTTCGATGACGGCGATGGTGGCTTTCGGCACGGTCCGGAAGCCCTCCATCGCCGCGTGGAACGGGCTGAGCTCGTCGTGCAGCCCGGTGTCGTCGACCGGTAGGTCGAGGATCATGCCGACATCCGCGTGGGCGATGAAGAACTCCGGATCGGCCGAATCGACCACCAGCACCCGCACCTCGTCGTCGGCCGCCACCTCCCGGGTGAGCCGGATGATCTCGTGCATCAACTCGACGTCGAGCAGGTTGATCGGCGGGTTGTCGATGGTGGCCCGGCAGATTCCGTCCGCGCTCGCGACCCGGATCAGCCGGTAACCCTGATACATCATGCTTCCGAGATCTTCACAAACCCCTGTTGCACCAGCTGGGTGAGCCGCGCCATCGCATTGCGGTTGACCTTGATGCCGGGAATCAGATCGGCGTTGCCCCAGCCCATGGCGCGGGCCGTTGCACCACACAGTTCGATCTGCGCGCCCCTGGCGATCAGTCCCTCGATCACCGCCTTGTACGGATTTCCCGTGGCGACATGCCGATTCGTGTTGTAGGTCTGGTCGTCCAGGGTGACGTGGCCGGCGTTGGTGTGGAACACCACCACCACGTCCGGCTGCACCTTCCAGGCCGCGGCATCGGTGCCGACGATGCCGGCGTGGAACAGCACGGCCGGCATGTCACCCTCGAACGTCAGTGACGCCACGCTGAACACGACCTTGACTTCGCTGAGTTCGACCGGGACGTCGATACGCAGTTCACTCGGACCGGACACGCAATACTCCCTTTCCCGTCCCTTTCCCGCCTCTAATCACGCGAAGTGAGGATAGGCCTCTACCGGCAAATGTGTAGCGTCCTGTGATTCGGTTGTGACCTGGTCGGATTCTCTGTTCGGCTGACAGAGCAGATACTCTGTTGGGGATGGTCCCGCTCTGGTTCACGCTCTCCGCACTGTGCTTCGTCGGTGCGGCGGTGTTGTTGTACGTCGATATCGATCGGCGGCGCGGACGCAGCCGACGCCGCAGGTCGTGGGCGCGCTCGCACGGCTTCGACTACGAACGCGAATCGACCGACATTTTGCACCGCTGGAAGCGCGGTGTGATGTCGACGGTCGGCGATGTCCCGGCCCACAACGTGGTGCTGGGCCAGATCCGCGGTGAGGCCGTCTACATCTTCGACCTCGAAGAGGTCGCCACGGTGATCGCGCTGCACCGCAAGGTGGGCACGAACGTCGTCGTGGACCTGCGGCTCAAGGGGCTGAAGGAGCCGCGCGAGAGCGATATCTGGCTGCTCGGCGCCATCGGCCCGCGCATGGTGTACTCCACCAACCTCGATGCCGCCCGCCGGGCATGCGACCGGCGCATGGTCACGTTCGCGCACACCGCACCCGACTGCGCCGAGATCATGTGGAACGAGCAGAACTGGACGCTGGTCGCCATGCCGATCGCCAGTACCCGCGCGCAGTGGGACGAAGGTCTGCGTACCGTGCGCCAGTTCAACGACCTGCTTCGGGTGTTGCCGCCGTTGCCTGCCGAGACGCCGCAGGAGGAAGGCGAGTCCTCCGAAGGGCGCCGCAACGCCGCGCCGGGACGCCCGTTGGCCCCGGCAGCCCGGGCGGAGTTGCCGCAACGTCGTGCGCAGGTGGACCCGGCCGCCGGGGTCATCCCCGATCCTGCCCGCCGTGCCGCCGAGCCCGTCGCCCGCGAGGAGAGCCGTCCCGAAGGCGGCCGGCGTCAGCCGCGCACGGGACGCAATGGCCAACAGGCCAGCAACTACCAGCACTGAGAGCACATGCCTCGACCTGTTGCGCTGATCACTGGGCCCACGTCCGGCATCGGTGCCGGATACGCGCGCCGCTACGCCCGCGACGGCTATGACCTGGTCCTGGTCGCCCGCGATGCGCAGCGCCTCGAACAATTGGCCGGCGAGCTGAAATCCGAGGCCGGCAGCATTGAGATTCTTCCCGCGGACCTGGCGGACGCCGCCGACCGCGACAAAGTGGCCGACCGGCTGGCCGCCGGGGTGCGGGTGCTCGTCAACAACGCAGGCTTCGGCATGTCCGGCGAGTTCTGGGCCACCGATCCCGCGGACCTGCAGCGGCAACTCGACGTCAACGTCGCCGCGG
This genomic stretch from Mycobacterium paragordonae harbors:
- a CDS encoding enoyl-CoA hydratase/isomerase family protein, translating into MMYQGYRLIRVASADGICRATIDNPPINLLDVELMHEIIRLTREVAADDEVRVLVVDSADPEFFIAHADVGMILDLPVDDTGLHDELSPFHAAMEGFRTVPKATIAVIEGICRGGGSEWAAAFDMRYAALGRAVFGQPEVALGIIPGGGGTQRLPRLIGRGRALEVILGGMDVDAATAEAWGYVDRALPPDQLRRFVDKLARRIASAPVTAIAAAKRAVDAAGAAGGDFATGLRVEDQLFRQTLAEPAARKLLQTVIEAGAQTREFELGNRPRKTD
- a CDS encoding DsrE family protein, with amino-acid sequence MSGPSELRIDVPVELSEVKVVFSVASLTFEGDMPAVLFHAGIVGTDAAAWKVQPDVVVVFHTNAGHVTLDDQTYNTNRHVATGNPYKAVIEGLIARGAQIELCGATARAMGWGNADLIPGIKVNRNAMARLTQLVQQGFVKISEA
- the ttfA gene encoding trehalose monomycolate transport factor TtfA, giving the protein MVPLWFTLSALCFVGAAVLLYVDIDRRRGRSRRRRSWARSHGFDYERESTDILHRWKRGVMSTVGDVPAHNVVLGQIRGEAVYIFDLEEVATVIALHRKVGTNVVVDLRLKGLKEPRESDIWLLGAIGPRMVYSTNLDAARRACDRRMVTFAHTAPDCAEIMWNEQNWTLVAMPIASTRAQWDEGLRTVRQFNDLLRVLPPLPAETPQEEGESSEGRRNAAPGRPLAPAARAELPQRRAQVDPAAGVIPDPARRAAEPVAREESRPEGGRRQPRTGRNGQQASNYQH